In Sphingomonas oryzagri, the genomic stretch GGTTTTCACCATCGCGGTGGCCGCCACGGTCACCATCACAGCCATGAGGAATGGCACGCCATGCGCGGCGGCTTCGGCCGTGGGCGCGGTTTCGAGCATTTCATGGCGCACTTCGCGGAAGGCCGCGAAGGCCGTGGCGGCGGGCGTCGCCGGCTGTTCGATGGGGGCGAGTTGCGACTCGTTCTGCTCCGCCTGATCGGCGACATGCCGCGCCACGGCTACGACCTGATCCGCGCGATCGAGGAGCGAACCGGCGGCGTCTATGCCCCCAGCCCCGGCGTGGTCTATCCCTCGCTCACCATGCTGGGCGACATGGGCCAGATCGAGGAGCAGGCATCGGACGGCAACCGCAAGGTGTTCGCCGCCACCGCCGAGGGCCACCGGATCCTCACCGAGAAGGCCGAGGAGATCGCCGAGCTGATGGCCCGGCTCGACGGCATGGGCGAAGCGCGCGAGCGCACCGACAGCGCCTCCGTCCGCCGCGCAATGCACAATCTCAAGGCGGTCATCCTTCACAAGCTGGCCGATGCCGACGTCGAGACCATTCAGGAGGCCGTCGCCCTGATCGACGAGGCCGCCGGCAAGATCGAGCGGCTCTGATGATGACGCGGCTGGAGCTGCTGCGCCGCCGCCTCGGTCTGGACGGAACCACCCCGTCCGGGCCGGCCAGATCCGAACCCCGCCCGACGCCCGAACGGCGCGAGGGCGGCATGCCCCTTAGCGGACGAGGAATCTGCATCCATGAATGACACGACCATGCTCAGCACCACCGCCATCACCCCCACCGCCCATGCCAGCCGCTATTTGCAGCAGCTCGCCAAGCACTGGTCGCACAAGCTGGAGGTAGAGTTCACGCCGCTCCACGCCACCATCCGCTTCCCGAGCGGTGTCGTTGCGACGCTCGATGCCGGCGAGGAAGCCCTGACCTCCACGATCGAGGCGGCCGACGCCGAGACGCTGGAGCGGATGAAGCAGGTGGTGGCCGATCATCTCGATCGCTTCGCCTTCCGAGAGGCGCCGCTGCCCTTCCCCTGGTCCTGAGCCGGATTGCGACAAACCGACGACGAACGCCATTGCGCCCCCCGCCTGGTCACCGCACTATCGCGCGGTGTCCAGGAAACGGGGAGATAATGACGGCATGAGCGCGCGAAGTGAGGGCAAATTGCCCGATGGCGTCGATCGGCTGCATGGGGAAAAGCGCTCGACCGTGGTTTCGGACGAGCTCAACAAGCTGCTGACATTGCTGCGGGATTCGCTTCCCAAAGAGGCGACGATCAGCTTCCTGTTCGACGGCCGGCTGTCGGTGCGGATCGACGTGCGCCAGCTGGAGCAGGTGCTGGCGATCGAGATGGTGCTGCCCCAGCTGGGCGGCGGCATCTTCCACGACGTCCAGCGCGGGCAGGCGCCCAATCACAGCTTCATGCACCGCGTGACGGCGCGGGTCGATCGCTGACACGTTCACCCTCTCCCGCCAGGGGGAGGATCACAAGCTATTGCGGCCGCCGGCTGCCCGGCCACGGCACGCGCTGGAGGCCGGGCGTGCCG encodes the following:
- a CDS encoding PadR family transcriptional regulator, with the translated sequence MRFGFHHRGGRHGHHHSHEEWHAMRGGFGRGRGFEHFMAHFAEGREGRGGGRRRLFDGGELRLVLLRLIGDMPRHGYDLIRAIEERTGGVYAPSPGVVYPSLTMLGDMGQIEEQASDGNRKVFAATAEGHRILTEKAEEIAELMARLDGMGEARERTDSASVRRAMHNLKAVILHKLADADVETIQEAVALIDEAAGKIERL
- a CDS encoding DUF2218 domain-containing protein, coding for MNDTTMLSTTAITPTAHASRYLQQLAKHWSHKLEVEFTPLHATIRFPSGVVATLDAGEEALTSTIEAADAETLERMKQVVADHLDRFAFREAPLPFPWS